In a genomic window of Nodosilinea sp. E11:
- a CDS encoding low specificity L-threonine aldolase, whose product MITAPPTPRPIQFASDNYSGICPEALDYLLTANQGDVPAYGDDEWTQSATDKFRDIFETDCDVFFVFNGTAANSLTLASLCQSYHSVICHELAHVETDECGAPEFASNGSKLLLAQGDNGKLDPTHVEQLITKRTDIHYPKPKVISLTQATEVGTLYTVDELAALSDLARRYGLKVHMDGARFANALVTSGKTPAELTWRAGIDVLCCCGTKNGMGIGEAILFFDKALAEDFAYRCKQAGQLCSKMRFISAPWLGLLETGAWLRNAAHANRMAAYLEQQLQGIPELKMLFPRQANGVFVQMPQALTDELYRRGWKFYTFIGTDGARLMCAWNTTTEAIDALVADIRDAV is encoded by the coding sequence ATGATCACTGCCCCACCGACCCCGCGCCCCATTCAGTTTGCCAGCGACAACTATTCTGGCATTTGCCCCGAGGCACTAGACTACCTGCTAACCGCGAATCAGGGGGATGTGCCTGCCTACGGCGATGACGAGTGGACCCAAAGCGCCACCGACAAATTTCGGGATATTTTTGAAACCGACTGCGACGTGTTTTTTGTTTTCAACGGCACGGCGGCCAACTCGCTCACCCTGGCGTCACTATGCCAGTCGTACCACAGCGTTATTTGCCACGAGCTGGCCCATGTGGAAACCGACGAGTGCGGTGCGCCCGAGTTTGCCAGCAACGGCTCGAAGCTGCTGCTGGCCCAGGGCGACAATGGCAAGCTTGACCCGACCCACGTAGAGCAGCTAATCACTAAGCGTACCGACATTCACTACCCCAAACCTAAGGTGATTAGCCTCACCCAGGCCACCGAAGTGGGCACCCTCTATACCGTCGATGAACTGGCGGCCCTCAGCGACCTGGCTCGCCGCTATGGCCTCAAAGTGCATATGGATGGGGCGCGCTTTGCCAACGCATTGGTGACCTCGGGCAAAACTCCAGCCGAACTTACCTGGCGGGCGGGCATTGATGTGCTGTGCTGCTGCGGCACCAAAAACGGCATGGGCATTGGCGAAGCCATTTTGTTTTTTGACAAAGCGCTGGCCGAAGATTTTGCCTACCGCTGCAAGCAGGCAGGGCAGCTGTGCTCCAAAATGCGGTTTATCTCGGCCCCTTGGCTGGGGCTGCTAGAAACCGGAGCCTGGCTGCGCAACGCTGCCCACGCCAACCGGATGGCCGCCTATCTAGAGCAGCAGCTTCAGGGAATTCCTGAGCTGAAAATGCTGTTTCCCCGCCAGGCCAATGGGGTGTTTGTGCAAATGCCCCAGGCTTTAACGGACGAGCTCTACCGCCGGGGCTGGAAGTTTTATACCTTTATTGGCACCGATGGAGCGCGGCTAATGTGCGCATGGAACACGACTACCGAGGCGATCGATGCGCTGGTGGCCGACATTCGAGATGCAGTTTAG